A portion of the Sphingobacterium spiritivorum genome contains these proteins:
- a CDS encoding ATP-dependent Clp protease adaptor ClpS — protein MSVQTQEETYSLEEILAAAKSSNRLILWNDETNTFDHVIECLMKHLQYTEKQAEQIAWKVHTEGKCAILEGSFTEMEVYRKILKSEGLTVSVE, from the coding sequence ATGAGTGTACAGACACAAGAGGAAACCTATTCATTAGAGGAGATTTTAGCAGCAGCGAAAAGCTCTAACAGACTTATTCTGTGGAATGATGAAACCAATACTTTTGACCATGTGATTGAATGTTTGATGAAACATCTTCAATATACCGAAAAACAGGCTGAACAGATCGCCTGGAAGGTACATACTGAAGGTAAATGTGCTATTCTGGAAGGATCATTTACAGAAATGGAAGTGTACAGAAAAATCCTAAAATCAGAAGGACTTACGGTTTCTGTTGAATAA
- a CDS encoding 3-oxoacyl-ACP synthase III family protein, which translates to MFQSKIAGIGYYVPKNVYTNNDLTRFMDTSDEWIQERTGIKERRYADRLGETTTTMAIEASKIAIERANTTAEEIDFVIFATLSPDYYFPGCGVLLQREMGMKEIGALDIRNQCSGFIYAISVADQFIKTGMYKNILVVGSEKQSFAMDFATRSRSVSVIFGDGAGAVVLQPTQEAGKGILSTHLHSDGADAEKLAMYYPGASAGIWLENPPQWPDQELGGLYMTKEMLEDGSTSAYMDGQAVFKKAVVKFPEVIGEALAKNNLTSTDIDMLIPHQANLRISQYVQKTLGLRDDQVFNNIQKYGNTTAASVPIALCEAWEEGKIKEGDLVCLAAFGAGFTWGSALIRW; encoded by the coding sequence ATGTTTCAATCCAAAATTGCCGGGATAGGCTATTACGTCCCAAAAAATGTATATACCAATAACGATCTCACCCGTTTTATGGATACCAGTGATGAGTGGATCCAGGAACGTACCGGAATCAAGGAACGTCGTTATGCTGACCGGTTGGGGGAAACTACAACCACGATGGCTATAGAAGCTTCTAAAATCGCTATTGAGCGGGCAAATACAACTGCTGAGGAAATTGATTTTGTGATTTTTGCGACCTTGTCTCCTGATTATTACTTTCCGGGATGTGGCGTGCTGCTGCAACGCGAAATGGGCATGAAAGAAATAGGCGCACTTGATATTCGAAATCAGTGTTCGGGTTTCATCTATGCCATATCAGTAGCAGATCAGTTTATCAAAACCGGCATGTACAAAAATATTCTCGTTGTCGGCTCTGAGAAACAGTCCTTTGCTATGGATTTTGCGACGAGAAGCCGTTCGGTATCTGTTATCTTTGGAGACGGTGCAGGAGCTGTAGTACTACAGCCTACACAGGAAGCCGGAAAAGGTATTCTCAGCACTCATCTTCACTCTGACGGAGCAGATGCAGAGAAACTGGCGATGTATTATCCCGGAGCTTCTGCGGGCATCTGGCTGGAGAACCCTCCGCAATGGCCGGATCAGGAACTCGGCGGACTCTATATGACAAAAGAAATGCTGGAAGACGGATCAACTTCCGCATATATGGACGGACAGGCTGTATTCAAAAAAGCAGTGGTCAAATTCCCCGAAGTTATTGGAGAAGCACTCGCAAAAAACAACCTTACTTCTACTGACATTGATATGCTCATACCTCATCAGGCGAATCTGAGAATTTCTCAATATGTACAGAAAACACTTGGACTTAGAGATGACCAGGTATTTAATAATATTCAAAAATATGGAAATACGACTGCCGCTTCCGTCCCTATTGCTTTGTGTGAAGCCTGGGAAGAGGGAAAGATCAAAGAAGGGGATCTGGTTTGCCTTGCTGCATTCGGAGCGGGATTTACCTGGGGATCTGCATTGATCAGATGGTAA
- the atpG gene encoding ATP synthase F1 subunit gamma yields the protein MANLKEVRNRITSVSSTQQITKAMKMVSAAKLKRATNAIVQLRPYATKLRDILADVSASVEGNDSPFTKDREPNKVLLIVVSSNRGLAGAFNANVIKATNNLVASKYAEQLRKGNVSIIAIGKKGNDFYAKRDAYHVIANHSDLFADLNFENTSKITEFVMEQFKLGNFDRVEVIYNQFRNAAVQVLTAEQILPLLPSEDSKPEDKQPKEVDYIIEPSKEKIIEELIPKAIKTQLYKAILDSHASEHGARMTAMDKATENAGDLLKALKLSYNQARQAAITTELTEIVSGAAALSNG from the coding sequence ATGGCAAATTTAAAAGAAGTAAGAAACCGTATTACGTCGGTATCATCGACGCAGCAGATCACAAAGGCCATGAAAATGGTGTCAGCCGCTAAATTAAAGCGTGCTACCAACGCTATTGTGCAGCTACGTCCATATGCTACCAAACTAAGAGATATTCTGGCAGATGTATCTGCGAGTGTAGAGGGAAATGATTCTCCTTTTACAAAAGATCGGGAGCCGAATAAAGTGCTTTTGATTGTCGTATCATCTAACAGAGGACTTGCAGGTGCTTTCAATGCGAATGTGATTAAAGCAACTAATAATCTTGTTGCTTCGAAATATGCTGAACAGCTGAGAAAAGGTAATGTAAGTATTATCGCTATCGGTAAAAAAGGAAATGACTTTTACGCTAAGCGTGATGCTTATCATGTGATTGCTAATCACAGTGATCTGTTCGCTGACTTAAACTTTGAAAATACCTCAAAGATCACTGAGTTTGTAATGGAGCAATTCAAATTGGGAAACTTTGATCGTGTAGAAGTAATATACAATCAGTTTCGTAATGCTGCAGTACAAGTACTTACTGCAGAGCAGATTCTACCTTTGTTACCAAGTGAAGACAGTAAACCTGAAGATAAACAACCGAAAGAAGTCGATTACATTATCGAACCTTCTAAGGAAAAGATTATTGAGGAACTGATCCCTAAAGCGATCAAGACTCAGCTTTATAAAGCGATTCTGGATTCCCATGCTTCTGAACACGGAGCACGTATGACAGCTATGGATAAAGCAACAGAAAATGCCGGAGATCTTTTGAAAGCATTGAAATTGTCTTACAACCAGGCACGCCAGGCTGCTATTACAACAGAGCTTACAGAGATCGTTTCAGGTGCTGCTGCACTATCTAACGGATAA
- the atpA gene encoding F0F1 ATP synthase subunit alpha — translation MIEVRPDEVSAILREQLSGFKSEAELEEVGTVLTIGDGIARIYGLTKVQSGELVEFDNGLQGIVMNLEEDNVGVVLLGSSEDVKEGDTVKRTDRIASIQVGEGLLGRVVNTLGQPIDGKGPVVGETYEMPIERKAPGVIYRQPVTEPLQTGIKAIDAMIPIGRGQRELVIGDRQTGKTAVCIDTILNQKEFYDAGQPVFCIYVAVGQKNSTVANIVRVLEERGAMAYTVIVNASAADPAPMQFYAPMAGAAIGEFFRDTGRPALIVYDDLSKQAVAYREVSLLLRRPPGREAYPGDVFYLHSRLLERAAKINSSDEIARNMNDLPASIKHLVKGGGSLTALPIIETQAGDVSAYIPTNVISITDGQIFLESNLFNAGIRPAINVGISVSRVGGNAQIKSMKKVSGTLKLDQAQYRELEAFAKFGSDLDAATKAVIDKGVRNVEILKQGQFSPVPVEKQVAIIYAGTKGLFRSVPVNKVRAFEEDYLTQLEQRHPEVLAALKAGKFSDELTDVLEKVAKELASQY, via the coding sequence ATGATAGAGGTAAGACCAGATGAAGTTTCGGCAATCTTGAGAGAACAATTGTCAGGCTTTAAATCAGAAGCCGAACTCGAAGAAGTGGGTACAGTCCTTACAATAGGTGACGGTATCGCTCGAATCTACGGCTTAACTAAAGTACAGTCAGGAGAGTTGGTAGAGTTTGATAACGGATTACAAGGTATCGTGATGAACCTGGAAGAAGACAACGTAGGTGTTGTACTTTTGGGCTCTTCGGAAGATGTGAAAGAAGGAGATACTGTAAAACGTACCGATCGTATTGCATCCATTCAGGTGGGTGAAGGACTTTTGGGTCGTGTTGTAAATACGTTAGGTCAGCCTATTGATGGTAAGGGACCTGTTGTAGGTGAGACATACGAAATGCCTATCGAGCGTAAAGCTCCGGGTGTTATCTACCGTCAGCCCGTAACGGAGCCATTACAGACAGGTATCAAAGCTATTGATGCGATGATTCCTATTGGTCGTGGTCAGCGTGAGTTGGTTATCGGTGACCGTCAGACAGGTAAAACTGCTGTATGTATCGATACCATCCTTAACCAAAAAGAATTTTACGATGCAGGTCAGCCTGTATTTTGTATCTATGTAGCTGTAGGTCAGAAAAACTCCACTGTAGCGAACATCGTTCGTGTACTGGAAGAAAGAGGCGCTATGGCTTATACTGTTATTGTCAATGCTTCTGCGGCAGACCCTGCTCCAATGCAGTTCTACGCACCAATGGCCGGAGCTGCGATCGGAGAGTTTTTCCGTGATACAGGTCGTCCAGCATTGATCGTATATGATGATTTATCTAAACAAGCGGTAGCTTACCGTGAAGTATCTTTATTACTTCGTCGTCCACCGGGCCGTGAGGCTTACCCTGGAGACGTTTTCTATCTTCACTCCCGTTTGTTAGAGCGTGCTGCAAAAATCAACTCTTCGGATGAGATCGCTCGCAATATGAATGACCTTCCGGCTTCTATCAAGCATTTGGTAAAAGGTGGTGGTTCACTGACAGCTCTTCCTATTATCGAGACTCAGGCAGGTGACGTATCCGCATATATCCCTACCAACGTAATCTCGATCACCGATGGACAGATCTTCCTGGAGTCTAACTTATTCAATGCTGGTATCCGTCCGGCTATCAACGTAGGTATCTCGGTATCACGTGTTGGTGGTAACGCACAGATTAAATCCATGAAAAAAGTTTCGGGTACTCTAAAGTTAGATCAGGCTCAATACCGCGAGCTGGAGGCTTTTGCTAAATTCGGTTCGGACTTAGATGCAGCTACTAAAGCAGTAATTGATAAAGGTGTACGTAACGTTGAAATTTTGAAACAAGGTCAATTCTCTCCAGTACCTGTTGAAAAACAAGTAGCGATTATCTATGCTGGTACAAAAGGTCTTTTCCGTAGCGTCCCTGTAAATAAGGTTCGTGCTTTTGAAGAAGATTACTTGACTCAATTGGAACAACGTCATCCGGAAGTATTAGCAGCTTTGAAAGCTGGTAAATTCTCAGATGAATTGACTGATGTGTTAGAAAAAGTTGCTAAAGAATTAGCATCACAATATTAA
- the atpH gene encoding ATP synthase F1 subunit delta encodes MSVFKVASRYAKSLIDLSQEQGQLEEVKSNIDQFVSVLKENSSLRAVLANPIITWDKKYAILEQIFKDKFGASVLAFFRIMIFKGRGEILYNTAQEFLREYNTIKGIVEATVISAAPLSAENLDALKKVITEELNAQVLLTNKVDASLIGGFIVKVGDKQIDTSIARKLDDLERYLTAQSV; translated from the coding sequence ATGTCAGTATTTAAAGTAGCATCTAGATATGCAAAGTCGTTGATCGACTTGTCGCAGGAACAGGGTCAACTGGAGGAAGTGAAATCCAATATAGATCAATTTGTATCTGTGTTGAAGGAAAATTCTAGCTTGCGTGCTGTCTTAGCAAATCCGATTATTACCTGGGATAAGAAATATGCCATCCTTGAACAAATCTTTAAGGATAAATTCGGTGCTTCCGTACTGGCATTTTTCAGAATCATGATCTTCAAAGGCCGTGGTGAAATCCTTTATAATACAGCACAGGAATTTTTACGTGAATACAATACAATCAAAGGTATTGTAGAAGCGACTGTTATTTCGGCGGCACCTCTTTCAGCAGAGAATCTGGATGCATTGAAAAAAGTGATTACAGAAGAGCTAAATGCACAGGTCTTGCTGACAAATAAAGTTGATGCTTCCCTTATCGGAGGTTTCATCGTAAAAGTAGGTGATAAGCAGATCGATACCAGTATCGCACGTAAACTGGATGATTTAGAAAGATATTTAACTGCTCAGTCGGTATAA